GCTACCTTTGGCATATTCAACAAAAACGCTGCTATGTTGCAAATTTCTGTTGTCATTCCTTTATATAATGCCGCACCTTATTTAGAAAAATGTGTCCAATCAGTACTTATACAGCCCGAAGTTGATGAAATACTGCTGGTAGATGACGGCTCAAAAGATGGCTCTTATGAACTTGCTGCTACACTTCAACAACAATACCCCCAACGTATTCGCCTGCTCACACACCCCAACCGCCAAAATTGTGGCACCGGAGCTACGCGCAACGTGGGCATCAAAGCGGCTCGCAACGAATGGATAGCCTTTTTGGATTCCGATGATTTTTATTTGCCACAGCGTTTTGCCGCCACCCGCACCGTAATAGAGCAATATCCTGATGCCGAAGGTGTGTATGAAGCACTGGGTACTCATTTTGAAGTACCCGAAGCCCGCGATATTTGGCAACGTAAATTCAACAAAAGCGTTTTGACTACTATTGAAAAAGAAGTAAGCCCCGAACAGCTTTTTCCTTTGATGATAAAAGGTATGAACGGACATTTTTCGGGCGATGCGCTCACAGTGCGCAAGTCGCTGCTGGAAAAAGTGGGTTATTATGCACACTCCACCATCGGAGAAGACACCCACCTCCACCTGCGCTTGGCAATGATAGGAAAACTCTACGGCGGAAACATCAAAGAAGCGGTAGCCCTGCGGCGGGTGCATTTATCCAACACTTACAGCGACCCCGCCTCTCAAAAAAAAATATTTACCCACTCCCTCCAGCACTTCGAACATCTTTTGGAATGGTCGGCGCAATATAAAGCAGATATACCGCTGCATTTCCGGCGTTTGCTTTTTGCGCGTTATGTGATAAAATCCGGCAAACTGCACAATAAATACACTCCATTTTGGCAGGGCAAAAAAACACAAGCCCAGCGTTATTTTTATTTTGTGCGCCGCTACCCCGAATTATTTTCTGTTTCGTCATTGGCGGCTTTGCTACTGATGCTGTTCCATACCTACGAAATAGCACATTATGCAGCTTCCAAAATTTTCCGTTAGCTTTGTCTGCCGAATTAATTATGAAATTCCAACGAATTTGCTTCATTTCCCCCAAATCCTACCCGCTTTTCAATCCGGCGGTGCGGGTTACTTTTGGGGGCGCAGAAGTACAAATGAGCCTGCTCGCCAAGCAATGGGCGAAGCAATATCCGCCCGCGCAGGTACACGCTATGGTTGCCGACTACGGACAAGCCGCCACCGAAGTGCGCGAGGGCGTTACTTTATGGAAATCTATTTGTTTTGATGATGCCCTACCAAAACAAATAACGGCTTTTTTCAAAGCATTCCGTCAAATCAACGCACAAGTGTATATACAACGCACTTTGAGTCCTTTTTCCGGTATCATTGCCGGCTATTGCAGAAAAAACGGAAAAAAAATGGTTTTTATGGTAGCACACGATGCCGAAGCCGATGGCACACACCCCGTTTTTAATAAAAAAACAGGTGGTTTTATGGCAAAATTGGTATATCGTTGGGCGCATTTGACCATCGTACAGAACGAATATGAATATGATTGTCTGAAAAAGAAATATCCAAATCTGCCTTTGGCAATACTGAAAAAAGGCTTGATATTACCCGCTTTATCGTTGCGCCCGCCGGCACAATACGATGCTGTGTGGGTGGGGCGTTGTGAGGCATGGAAAAACCCCGAAATATTTTTGCAACTCTGTGCCGCGCTGCCACAATACCGCTTTGCAATGGTATGCCCGCCCGCCACCGACCAAGTTATTTATTTTGAGCAGGTGCGTCAAAAAGCACAATCGCTGCACAATCTCGTTTTTTACGAACGCATGGAAAATACCGCCGTGGTGGGTTTGCTGCAGGAAAGCCGCATTTTTTGTCTTACCTCCGATTTGGAAGGCGACTGGCCGATGACGGTACTCGAAGCGGCTGCCTGCGGAGTTGCCGTTTTTTCGTATCGCCTCAATTATGCACATCTCATAGATACTTACAGCGGCGGCAGACATTTTGGCGGAAATTTTGAACAAATGAAGAATGAACTGTCGGCAGCTTTACAAAATGAGAATGATTTGAAACTTATGCAAGAAGGCGCACGCACTTTTGTTGAACAACACCACGATATTTCAGTACAAACCCAAAAACTGCATGAGCTACTTGAAAGCCTCTCATAATGCCGATTTTCGTTTAGATTTTATAGGCATTGGTGCTGCCAAAGCCGGCACTACCTGGCTCGCCGATGCCCTGCGCCAGCACCCGCAAGTATTTATTCCCGCAAAAAAAGAACTTTTTTATTTCAACCGCCTCAACGAAGAATATGAAGAAGTAGTAGAAAATGTGTGGAATAAAAAACCGCTTTCGTGGTATCAGGCTTTTTTTGATGAAGCTCAAGCACAACAGCGATGCGGCGAAATCTGCAATCCGTATTTGAGCGATGCAGCGGCTGCGCAAGCCATTTATCAATATAATCCGAATATTAAACTGCTGGCAGTATTGCGACAGCCTTTGGAACGGGCTTTTTCGCACTACAACTACAATCGTCACCGCCACCATGTGCAGTATCCGCCCTTTGAGAAAGCCGTGCAGCGACAGCCTTCATTTTTAAAACACGGACTCTATGCCGAACATTTGAGCCGCTATTATACACTGTTTCCAAAATCGCAAATCGGTGTGTTTTTTTATGAAGATATGAAAGCCGATGCACAACTATTTTATAAAAAAATATTGGATTTTTTAGAACTTGACGAATATTATCCGCCTGTTATTAGCCAAAAATCCAACGAAACCAAAACACCGCGCTTCAAGGCACTCAACCGCAGTATTGACAGCGTAAGACATTTTTTGCATCGCCGCAATCTTCATTTCATATTGCCGTTTTTGCGCAAAAGCGGCATTGCCCCCGCCGCCGAATGGATACGCGACCACCTCAATGCCCAAAAAAGTACCAAAAAAGATACGCTTGATACAAGAACCATTGAGTATCTGCAACCTTATTTTTCCGCCGATATAGATGAAAAAAAGGTGATAATATCTTAAAATCATGTTAAGACATAAAACCAAATTATACGCTTAAATTTATTTAACCTTTTAACTAACCCTATTTCAATTTTTATCATGAGAAAGGCGGATTTAATTTCTATTATCGCTGAAAAAACCGTTTTGGCCAAAGTAGATGTATTGGTATCGGTAGAAGCGTTTTTTAAAGAAACCAAAGAGGCTTTGAGTAGAGGCGACAACGTTTATATTCGAGGTTTTGGCAGTTTTGTTACTAAAAAACGCGCCCGTAAATTAGGCAGAAACATCAAAAAAAATGTAGCTGTTGAAATTCCTGAGCATTATATACCTTCCTTTAAGCCAGCAAAAACCTTCACAGAGGTTGTAAAGAAGAAAAATTCGATCATCAAACCGAAGAATGCTTCTAAAAAATCCAGCTCTGCAAAAGCCACCGAATAAAAAAAGAGGCGACTTTTGAGAAAAGAGATGGTGTAGAATTACCAATGAAATGACCTGTTTTAAGGAAAAAAACAAAAATTTCCTTGAAACAGGCTATTTTTTTGTGTATCTTAGCCCCTGAATTTCATTTTTGTATCAAATAGTGTTAAATCGTACTCAAATTATCTGGATTAGCATTTGTGCAGTTTTGTTATTGCTCACTTATTTGCTCGGCAGCCGCAAAATGCCCATAGAGATGGCGAAAGCGGAAATGCTCGCCAATAACAGAGCAGCAAAACAACAACAGGAAAATACCGATACAGGTATGCAAATAACCGATTTGCTGGAAACCTGGAAATCGCAATTGACAGCACCTGTGCAAGATACCCTGAAACCTTTGTTACAAGCAGTAAGCAACGAAACCAAAGACAGCACCGCCCTGCGTCGTTTACAACGTTTTTGGTACGGACAAAAAAATTTGGCTGCCTCTGCTTATTACGAACAACAAATTGCACAACAATACCCTTCGGCACACACGCACACACAAGCGGGCAAAGCTGCCTACGATGCTTTCACATTGCAAGGCGACAGCACTACACGCCCCGCTTTGGTGGACATGGCACTACAATCTTTTGAAAAATCTTTGGATTTAGAGCCTGAAAATTCAGAAAACAAGATTAATTTTGCACTCTGTTTGATTGAAGGCAAAAATGCCGTGATGCCCGGTGTACTCAAATTGCGCGAAGTAGTAGAAAAAGACTCTATGAATGTGCGAGCTAATTTGGTGTTGGGCAGATTGGCGATTATGTCGGGGCAAATGGATAAAGCCCTGCTTCGCTTTCAAACGGCTATCGGCGGCGATGCCAACAACTCGGAGGCGTACTATTATTTGGGCGATACTTTCGCCAAATTGGGCAGGCGCGAAGAGGCAATGGCGGCTTTTGAAAAATGCAGAGCCTTGATAAAAGACCCCGCCTTTGATAAAGAATTAGACAATTATATTAAAACATTATTTAATAACAAGTAAAATTATTCAACATTATGCCTTGCGGTAAAAAAAGAAAAAGACATAAAATTGCTACGCACAAGCGTAAAAAACGCCTCAGAAAAAACCGTCATAAAAAGAAAAAATAAACCATAATTTCATTAGTGGTTATTTTTTATAATGGTAAAATGATACGATAATACCATCATTACATGCATATAGGGTGCCTTCGGGCACTCTTTTTTTATATCTTATCGTATGTATATTTTTATTTAACAACAATACTTTTTACTTATTTGAAAAGTAATTTGTGTTTCGTTTATCATATTGGTCGTTTTTGAACCCGCTATATGAAACCCTATCTTAAAAACTTAGACGGATTGCGCTTTATAGCAGCACTGATGGTATTATTACAACATTGTGTGCTGTTTTTGAAAGAATATAACGGGACTACCAGTTTTTTTTATGAAAAATTTCGTTATTTGGGCGGATTTGGTGTGGGCTTGTTTTTTGTGTTGAGTGGTTTTTTAATCACTTACCTGATGCTGAAAGAGATAGAAAAAACAGGTCGGCTATCCATTAAAGATTTCATTATACGGCGTATTTTACGCATCTGGCCACTTTATTTTGCTTGGGGTTTGCTCGGTACGGTTTTAGCTCCTTTTGTGCTGCAAATATTCGGTATTGCTGAAATCAATATGAATGATATAGGACAAAATTTTCTATTTTTACTTTTCTTTGGCATCAACCTCCAATTGATATTTATGCCCTATAATCGAGGCATTATGGAAATATTGTGGTCGGTGTGTATTGAGGAGCATTTTTATTTGCTGTGGCCCTGGTGCTGGCGACAATTGTGGCGCAATTTCTGGGTGCTGATGGCAGTGATTATCAGCATTGGTTTTGCATCGCGCTTAGTGATGATTTGGGGCGAGGAGCATCACGCCTGGAATATGGCTTCGTATTATTTTACTTTGTGCCGCTTTGATATGTTCGCCTACGGAGCCATCGCCGCTTACGCACTGCACAAACGCGCACATATCCCCAAAATATTCAATTTTTTACAACAAAAACCCCTGCAAATTGCTGTTATTATTACGATTATGCTATATGCGGCGGCAGTTTTTGGAGTAGACAATATTTTTTACAATAATGTATGGATTAATTGTTTTTCGGGTATTTTATTCGCATATCTTATCCTCACCGCCACCCTCGAAAATAGCATTTTATCTTTAGAAAACCGCCAACTCCGCGAATTAGGCAAGGTTTCTTACGGTATTTATGTAATGCACCCCATTTTTTGCCATATCGCACTGCGCCTCGTAGGTAAAGTTGCTACATTTTTACCATTTCCTGTATTGTTGTTCAATTTTGCATTCCCCTTGCTGGCTCTTGCACTGAGTGTGCTGGCTGCTTTTATTTCGTATTATTATTTTGAAAGCTATTTTTTACGCCTTAAAAACAAATTCAGCCATTTGGTATAAATATTTTCAGCGCACACGGCGGCGTTTGTTGCGGCTGTAATCCTCAAAAATATAAGAACCCAAACCTTGCAAATCGCTGTAAAAGGCTTTCCCTTGATTGATTTCGGTGAATTCTTGTACAAATTCCTGTAAATAACTGTCTTGAGCTATCATAAAAGTAGTGACAGGAATACGAAGTTTGCGGCAATGAGCTGCCAACGTATAACATTTATTCAAAATTTTGGAATCCAAACCAAAACTGTTTTTATAATAACGGTTGCCTTCTTTCAGGCAGGTAGGTTTACCGTCCGTAATCATAAAAATATGTTTGTTGGGGTTTTTGCGGCGTTGCAATAGATTTATCGCCAACTCCAAACCCGCCACCGTGTTGGTATGGTAAGGTCCCACTTGCAAATACGGTAAATCTTTCACTGCTATCTGCCACGCATCATTTCCGAACACCAAAATATCCAAAGTATCTTTGGGATAAGTGAGGCGCATATATTCGGCAAGAGCCATTGCCACCTGTTTGGCGGGCGTGATGCGGTCTTCGCCGTACAATATCATCGAGTGCGAAATATCTATCATCAACACCACCGAACTTTGCGTTTTAAAATCATTTTCCTGTACTTCCAAATCGCTTTCTTCCAAATAAAAATGCTCCATTCCTTGCCGAATCTGCGCATTGCGCAGCGAGTCGCTCATGGCTATTTGCTCCAGCGTATCGCCAAACTGATAAGGTCGTCGCTCAGGATTGATTTCGTCGCCCTGCCCGCTGAAAGTGCTTTTGTGTCCGCCGCGCCGTCCTTTCTTCATTTTACCAAAAATATGCTCCAAAGATTGCCGCCTGATGGAAGCCTCCGTTTTTGACGTAATTTGGAACAGCCCCGTCTCATTATTTTCCTGCAAGTAGCCGTTTTTTTTCAAATCCTCAATAAAATCGCCCATACCGTAGCCGGAGGTGCTGATGCGATACTGACGGTCTAATTCCGTGAGCCACGACAAAGCCTCCGCCGCATCACCCGAAGTATGAACCAATAATTCTTTAAATAATTCCAGCAGTTGGTCAAAAACCGAACCCACCTTCACTGCTTCCTGATAAGCCGCAAACTGATAACCGTACATCATGGGGACAAATAATTTGAAATCGGACAACTTTGTTTTTTTAATCAAAAAAGTGTTCTAAAAAACCGACAAATAAGCTCTTTTTACATACTTTTAAATTTGAAAAATAAAAAAATATCGCAAAAATATTATCTCAATAATCATTGTTATTTTAAATAAATGAAACAACTAAATTATATCATAATCAAAAATTACACTTACCTTTGCAGGTTCATGCACAACAATATTAGCCTGATTTTTGTTGTGTACTGTCAATAATTTATTATAGAAAGTGTTTTATCATTTTTTTGATGTATTTCTTTCAATAATTTTTTTTAGCCATACACACACAGATACAATTTTTATATGTATAAACCTACCACACGCGTTGCCATTTTAGATATGTACGATAATGTACCCAATGAAGGTATGCGCTGTATTAAACAAATTCTTCACGATTATGCCGAAAAACGCAACATCAAAGTATTATTTGATGTATTTGATGTGCGCGGCAGCGAAGAAATAGCAGATTTGAGCTATGATATATACATATCTACTGGCGGTCCGGGCAGCCCCATTGACAGCGAAGGCAGCGAATGGGAAAAACGCTATTTTAATCTCGTTGATTCCATTCGTGCTTATAATTTGGTACAAGCCCCCGATCGCAAAAAATATGTTTTTTTGATTTGCCATTCCTTCCAGCTTTTTTGCCGCTACTACGGTTTGGGTACGGTATGCAAACGCCGTTCTACGTCTTTTGGTGTATTTCCGGTGCATCTGAGTAATTATGGAAAAATGGAACCTATTTTTGATAATCTCGCCGACCCCATTTATGTGGTGGATTCCAGAGATTGGCAGGTGGTACAACCCAATCAAGAGCAGATGGATAGCATGGGAGCTACGATTTTAGCCCTTGAAAAAGAACGCCCACACATAGATTTGGAGCGTTGTGTCATGTCTATGCGCTTCGATGATGCCATCATCGGCACACAATTTCACCCCGAAGCTGACCCCGAAGGTATGCTCCATTATTTAAAACGTGAAGACAAAAAACAATTGGTGATTGAGCAGCACGGTTTGAAAAAATACTTGGATACCATCGACCACTTGGACGATCCCGACAAAATTGTTCTTACACACAATACCATTTTACCCAATTTTTTGGATATAGTTATTCAGGTGCAGCAAGGTGCTTTGGTATAATTTGTAATAAAAAAGGAAATGTTTTTCCGGCAACATAACACAAAAAAGAGGTTTTTCTGAGCAAAAGCCTCTTTTTTTATTTGATTAGTGTCACATTGCCCTGTTGTGTAAGTGTTTGCGGTGTACCCGTTTCATCGGTGATGCTGTAGCGTATCCACCATATATATACTTCCATTTCACAAGATTTTTCCTGATAAGTACCGTCCCAACCTTGTGTAAGGTCATTGCTTTCAAACATAAGATTACCCCAACGGTCAAAGATTGAAAAACTGATTAAATCTACCGCACCATTGACCAAAGGCAACAATATATCATTATTTCCATCAGAATTGGGTGAAAATGCGGTGGGAACATATAATTGCCCTGCCACAGCCTCGTGTACTACCACCACGGCACTGTCTTGTGTAAAGCAGCCGTTTTCATTGCTGACGGTTAAAAAGTATTCAGCCGTTTCGGTGGGGATAACCAAGGGAGCAGCACAATCGTTACAACTCAAAAACGGCGACTCCTGCCATTGATATACAGCATTGGAAGCATTGGTTTGCGGCGAAAACTGCCACGTTTCACCCAATTGTATGGTGGCATCTCCTCCTATATTCAGCCAAATTTCTTCCGGCTCTTCAATCGTAATATCGGCAATACTACGGCAGCCCTGAGCATCTTCTACCTCTAAATGATAAGTTCCCGCCGTTAAATTTTCAAATATAGACGAACTTACCCAATCGGCATTATTCAAACTATATAAATAAGGTGGCGTTCCATTGAAAACATCTATTGAGATGGAGGCATTGTTATCGCCAAAACATTGCGGTATTTCCACAGAACTATCAAATTCCGGCAAAGGCAAAGCGACGATTCGGAAGCGGGTCAGTGAATCACAGCCCTGCAATGTAATACCTTGTGCAACAGAAATAGTATCGCCGATTTGATATGTTATATTATTATACAACAAAGTAGTGTTTTCGCAAATGGCGGTATCGGCGTATTGAATAACATTTAAAGCCGCATTGATATGAATATACACCAAGGAATCACAAGCGGCACTCGTACTTAAATACAAAGTATCGCTATCTCCGGCGTGATATAGCTTATTACCAATAAATATTTCGTCATTTATACAAATGCTGGTATCAATAGTAGTGGCGGCAAGCGAAAAAGATGTCACCGTCACCGTCACGAGCGAGTCGCAGCCGTTGGAAGCTACAAAAGGAAAAACCTGCGTGTCGCCGCCAAATAATTCAACGCCCTGAAAATTCACGCTTTCGCCTTCGCAGGTCGCGAGTTCTAAGGTGCCGCTCAAATTTTCTGTCTCAACAACCGTCACCGTCACTAATGAGTCGCAGCCGTTGGAAGCTACAAAAGGAAAAACTTGCGTGTCACCGCCAAATAGTTCAAGTCCTTGCACTGTTCCGCTTTTGCCTTCGCAGGTCGCGAGTTCTAAGGTGCCGCTCAAATTTTCTGTCTCAACAACCGTCACCGTCACTAATGAGTCGCAGCCGTTGGAAGCTACAAAAGGAAAAACTTGCGTGTCACCGCCAAATAGTTCAAGTCCTTGAAATGTTACGCTTTTGCCTTCGCAGGTCGCGAGTTCTAAGATGCCGCTTAAATTTTCTGTCTCAACAACCGTCACCGTCACTAATGAGTCGCAGCCGTTGGAAGCTACAAAAGGAAAAACCTGCGTGTCGCCGCCAAATAGTTCAACACCTTGAAAATTCACGCTTTCGCCTTCGCAGGTGGTGAGTTCCAAGGTGCCGCTCAAATTTTCTGTTTCAACAACCGTCACCGTCACGAGCGAGTCGCAGCCGTTGGAAGCTACAAAAGGAAAAACCTGCGTGTCGCCGCCAAATAGTTCAACACCTTGAAAATTCACGCTTTCGCCTTCGCAGGTGGTGAGTTCCAAGGTGCCGCTCAAATTTTCTGTTTCAACAACCGTCACCGTCACGAGCGAGTCGCAGCCGTTGGAAGCGACAAAGGGAAAAATTTGCGTGTCGCCGCCAAATAGTTCAACACCTTGAAAATTCACGCTTTCGCCTTCGCAGGTCGCGAGTTCTAAGATGCCGCTCAAATTTTCTGTCTCAACAACCGTCACCGTCACGAGCGAGTCGCAGCCGTTGGAAGCTACAAAAGGGAAAACTTGCGTGTCGCCGCCGGATAGTTCAAGTCCTTGAAATGTCACGCTTTCGCCTTCGCAGGTCGCGAGTTCTAAGGTGCCGCTCAGATTTTCTGTTTCAACAACTGTCACCGTCACTAATGAGTCGCAGCCGTTGGAAGCTACAAAAGGAAAAACTTGCGTGTCACCGCCGGATAGTTCAAGTCCTTGAAATGTCACGCTTTCGCCTTCGCAGATCGCGAGTTCTAAGATGCCGCTTAAATTTTCTGTTTCAACAACCGTCACCGTCACGAGCGAGTCGCAGCCGTTGGAAGCGACAAAAGGAAAAACTTGCGTGTCGCCGCCGGATAATTCAACGCCCTGAAATGTCACGCTTTCGCCTTCGCAGGTCGCGAGTTCTAAGGTGCCGCTTAAATTTTCTGTCTCAACAACCGTCACCGTCACGAGCGAGTCGCAGCCGTTGGAAGCGACAAAAGGGAAAACTTGTGTGTCGCCGCCAAATAATTCAACGCCCTGAAATGTCACGCTTTCGCCTTCGCAGGTCGCGAGTTCTAAGGTGCCGCTTAAATTTTCTGTCTCAACAACCGTCACCGTCACGAGCGAGTCGCAGCCGTTGGAAGCGACAAAGGGAAAAACTTGCGTGTCGCCGCCAAATAATTCAACGCCCTGAAAACTCACGCTTTCGCCTTCGCAGGTCGCAAGTTCTAAGGTACTACTTAAATTTTCTGTCTCAACAACCGTCACCGTCACGAGCGAGTCGCAACCGTTGGAAGCGACAAAGGGAAAAACTTGCGTGTCGCCGCCAAATAATTCAACGCCCTGAAAACTCACGCTTTCGCCTTCGCAGGTGGCGAGTTCCAAAGTGCCGCTTAAATTTTCTGTTTCAACAACTGTCACCGTCACGAGCGAGTCGCAGCCGTTGGAAGCGACAAAAGGAAAAACTTGCGTGTCGCCGCCTAATAATTCAACGCCCTGAAAACTTACGCTTTCGCCTTCGCATACAGACAAAGACTGTTCGCTTTCATAAGCAGGTAATTCTGCTACAAATACCGTCAATAGGGAGTCGCAGCCGTTTGCCGCTACCAATGTAAAAGTTTGAGTGCTGTTGGGATTTAATAATTCACCATTAAACCACACACCTTGTCCGGCACAAGATTGCAATTCTTGATAGACACTACTATTGGGCAATTCCGCCACTGTAAGCGTAAAAATAGAATCACAGCCATTAACAGCCTGCAAATTAAAAATTTTAGAAGTACCGGCAGCTATAGATTCTCCGTTAAATTCATAAGTATCACCGGCACAAGCAGATACTGTTTGCGAGCCATAAGCATTGGGCAGCGCACTTACTTGCAGCGTGACGGTAGAGTCGCAACCATAGCTATTCGTAAATAATTTGGAAGCACTTTCTCCCGTATAAACAGTTTGTCCGTACCATTGCAAACTACTGTTGCAAATGGCTGTATCTATTTGTATATTATGTATTGGTAATGTTGCTACCTGCACTACTACTATTGAATCGCAGCCTTCGGGCGTAGAAAATGTAAAAGTATGATTGCCTGATGCTATAGAAATATTATTAAAAACAATATAATCGCCTTGGCAAATAGTGGTATCTATATATACGGTAGGAGCAGATGCAGCAGTGATTTTAACTAAAAGTAAGGAGTCGCAATTATTTTTGTTTTTTAAAATGATAGTGGCATCATTACCTGCAATAATTTCCTGCCCGCCTATCCACAAAGAGCCACCTCCACATAAAGTTGTGTCAATAATAGTAGTATCGGCAGGATATTCCACGACCATTACATTGACCACAGAATAGCAGCCCGCCGCCGTTTGGAAATTAAAAGTATGATTACCCGCACTCAACGGAATATTGTTATACACTGCATTTTCGCCCTCGCAAGTATTGAGTGAGATATTTTGAGTGTAAGCAACTTGCTCGGCAACGGCGACCTGTATCAGAGAATCACACCCGTTTTTGGCAGTCAGGAGCGTATCCCACGAAGTACCGGCAGCAATATTATGTCCCATAAATGTATAATATTCGCCTTCGCAAGCTGTAAAGTTAAAGTTTTGATTACTGTTTGGCAAAGGTGATATATTATAAATAACAGTAGAATCACAACCATCACCGGTAAAAGTAATAGCATGATTATAAGTGCCCGGTGTAAGGATTTCGCCTTGCACTATCATAAAATCACCTGCACACAAAGCCGTATCCAATACGGTGGCTTGTGCATTTTTTTCTACAAAAATAATAAAAACTGTAGAGTCGCAACCTGCTGAACTGTTCAGATTTTGGGTAATACCTACATCAGACAGATCATATTGATTGCCCTGATAAGTGTAAATTTCGCCCGGGCACAGCGGAACTTGTACAGAATTATAATAGCTACTATATACCAACACATTATAAAATTGCGGAGCTGAAGCACCACATTCATTGA
The window above is part of the Sphingobacteriales bacterium genome. Proteins encoded here:
- a CDS encoding acyltransferase, which gives rise to MKPYLKNLDGLRFIAALMVLLQHCVLFLKEYNGTTSFFYEKFRYLGGFGVGLFFVLSGFLITYLMLKEIEKTGRLSIKDFIIRRILRIWPLYFAWGLLGTVLAPFVLQIFGIAEINMNDIGQNFLFLLFFGINLQLIFMPYNRGIMEILWSVCIEEHFYLLWPWCWRQLWRNFWVLMAVIISIGFASRLVMIWGEEHHAWNMASYYFTLCRFDMFAYGAIAAYALHKRAHIPKIFNFLQQKPLQIAVIITIMLYAAAVFGVDNIFYNNVWINCFSGILFAYLILTATLENSILSLENRQLRELGKVSYGIYVMHPIFCHIALRLVGKVATFLPFPVLLFNFAFPLLALALSVLAAFISYYYFESYFLRLKNKFSHLV
- a CDS encoding tetratricopeptide repeat protein; the protein is MLNRTQIIWISICAVLLLLTYLLGSRKMPIEMAKAEMLANNRAAKQQQENTDTGMQITDLLETWKSQLTAPVQDTLKPLLQAVSNETKDSTALRRLQRFWYGQKNLAASAYYEQQIAQQYPSAHTHTQAGKAAYDAFTLQGDSTTRPALVDMALQSFEKSLDLEPENSENKINFALCLIEGKNAVMPGVLKLREVVEKDSMNVRANLVLGRLAIMSGQMDKALLRFQTAIGGDANNSEAYYYLGDTFAKLGRREEAMAAFEKCRALIKDPAFDKELDNYIKTLFNNK
- a CDS encoding glycosyltransferase family 4 protein encodes the protein MSAELIMKFQRICFISPKSYPLFNPAVRVTFGGAEVQMSLLAKQWAKQYPPAQVHAMVADYGQAATEVREGVTLWKSICFDDALPKQITAFFKAFRQINAQVYIQRTLSPFSGIIAGYCRKNGKKMVFMVAHDAEADGTHPVFNKKTGGFMAKLVYRWAHLTIVQNEYEYDCLKKKYPNLPLAILKKGLILPALSLRPPAQYDAVWVGRCEAWKNPEIFLQLCAALPQYRFAMVCPPATDQVIYFEQVRQKAQSLHNLVFYERMENTAVVGLLQESRIFCLTSDLEGDWPMTVLEAAACGVAVFSYRLNYAHLIDTYSGGRHFGGNFEQMKNELSAALQNENDLKLMQEGARTFVEQHHDISVQTQKLHELLESLS
- a CDS encoding integration host factor subunit beta, translated to MRKADLISIIAEKTVLAKVDVLVSVEAFFKETKEALSRGDNVYIRGFGSFVTKKRARKLGRNIKKNVAVEIPEHYIPSFKPAKTFTEVVKKKNSIIKPKNASKKSSSAKATE
- a CDS encoding sulfotransferase domain-containing protein — protein: MKASHNADFRLDFIGIGAAKAGTTWLADALRQHPQVFIPAKKELFYFNRLNEEYEEVVENVWNKKPLSWYQAFFDEAQAQQRCGEICNPYLSDAAAAQAIYQYNPNIKLLAVLRQPLERAFSHYNYNRHRHHVQYPPFEKAVQRQPSFLKHGLYAEHLSRYYTLFPKSQIGVFFYEDMKADAQLFYKKILDFLELDEYYPPVISQKSNETKTPRFKALNRSIDSVRHFLHRRNLHFILPFLRKSGIAPAAEWIRDHLNAQKSTKKDTLDTRTIEYLQPYFSADIDEKKVIIS
- a CDS encoding glycosyltransferase family 2 protein translates to MLQISVVIPLYNAAPYLEKCVQSVLIQPEVDEILLVDDGSKDGSYELAATLQQQYPQRIRLLTHPNRQNCGTGATRNVGIKAARNEWIAFLDSDDFYLPQRFAATRTVIEQYPDAEGVYEALGTHFEVPEARDIWQRKFNKSVLTTIEKEVSPEQLFPLMIKGMNGHFSGDALTVRKSLLEKVGYYAHSTIGEDTHLHLRLAMIGKLYGGNIKEAVALRRVHLSNTYSDPASQKKIFTHSLQHFEHLLEWSAQYKADIPLHFRRLLFARYVIKSGKLHNKYTPFWQGKKTQAQRYFYFVRRYPELFSVSSLAALLLMLFHTYEIAHYAASKIFR
- a CDS encoding GMP synthase; the protein is MYKPTTRVAILDMYDNVPNEGMRCIKQILHDYAEKRNIKVLFDVFDVRGSEEIADLSYDIYISTGGPGSPIDSEGSEWEKRYFNLVDSIRAYNLVQAPDRKKYVFLICHSFQLFCRYYGLGTVCKRRSTSFGVFPVHLSNYGKMEPIFDNLADPIYVVDSRDWQVVQPNQEQMDSMGATILALEKERPHIDLERCVMSMRFDDAIIGTQFHPEADPEGMLHYLKREDKKQLVIEQHGLKKYLDTIDHLDDPDKIVLTHNTILPNFLDIVIQVQQGALV